The following are encoded together in the Pedobacter sp. D749 genome:
- a CDS encoding TonB-dependent receptor has protein sequence MNKSLLFLFSFLLSAGFAFAQSAVTGVIKTSNGTTIPNATIKVRGTNQAVVADENGAFSINVKQETPFYLQVSSVGYKPQDFQILKLQETPIELVLVENALLDEIVVTSRRRSEVLQDVPIPITVIGGRAAENAGAFNVNRLKELVPSVQLYASNARNTTLNIRGLGSTFGLTNDGIDPGVGFYVDGVYHARPAATSTDFLDIEQIEILRGPQGTLFGKNTTAGAFNITTSKPTLTPSAKIELSAGNYNFIQAKTSVSGALAKDLAAKISISGTQRDGTIWNTREERRYSGQNNLGFKGQLYYTPSEKLQVLLSGDVSIQHPAGYPLVIAGVTTTERSAYRQYARIVSDLGYQQPKIDPFAREINTNTPWRHNQSIGGISLNVDYKIGNGTLTSTTAWRFWNWDPTNDRDFSELAALTKSQGTSRHDQYSQEIRYAGNITEKLSGVVGVYFLGQNLKGLAQTEEVGKDQWRFVQTSNTGSQALYSTPSLLDGFGIKTNSTIKSLSAAVFAQVDWEVFKKLHVLPGLRYTYDKKDVDYDRVTYGGLQTTDAALLALKAAVYANQQFKTKVDNNNLSGNFTVSYRPTHNLNVYGTFSTAYKPVGVNVGGLPTTSTGAADLSVAVVKPEYVQHYELGAKTKPFKGAIVNLSLFNTDIKDYQTNVQSPQLGVNRGYLANAEKVRVKGLEIDGTYQLERFLTLNAALAYLDGKYVKFTNAPLPLEETGHTELVNGVATQVAFKDASGGRLPGVSKWNISGGTELSTAGKLATREGRYFIAGDASYRSEYSSNPTPSSVLNVKGYALFNARLGFKSDKFSLFVWSRNIANKNYYEQLQAAAGNSGLYAGVLGDPRTYGATIRYAF, from the coding sequence ATGAACAAAAGTTTACTTTTCCTCTTTTCATTTTTACTTTCGGCAGGTTTCGCTTTTGCCCAAAGTGCAGTAACCGGTGTAATTAAAACAAGCAATGGCACTACCATCCCTAATGCAACCATAAAGGTGAGGGGAACAAACCAGGCTGTAGTGGCCGATGAAAATGGCGCTTTCAGCATTAATGTAAAACAAGAAACACCATTTTACCTTCAGGTAAGTTCAGTAGGCTATAAACCACAGGATTTTCAGATATTAAAACTTCAGGAGACTCCAATAGAACTGGTTTTGGTAGAGAATGCGCTATTAGATGAAATCGTGGTAACATCCAGAAGACGCTCGGAGGTTTTACAGGATGTACCGATTCCAATTACTGTTATTGGTGGCCGTGCTGCAGAAAATGCTGGTGCTTTTAATGTTAACCGTTTGAAAGAATTAGTGCCTTCTGTACAGTTATATGCTTCTAATGCCAGAAATACCACTTTAAATATCAGGGGTTTAGGGTCTACCTTTGGTTTAACCAATGATGGTATCGATCCTGGAGTAGGGTTTTATGTAGATGGTGTTTACCATGCACGTCCGGCTGCTACCTCTACTGATTTTCTTGATATTGAGCAGATCGAAATTTTACGTGGCCCACAAGGTACCTTATTTGGTAAAAATACAACAGCAGGTGCGTTTAACATCACTACAAGTAAACCAACTTTAACACCAAGTGCAAAAATAGAATTGAGCGCAGGGAATTATAATTTTATTCAGGCTAAAACATCAGTTTCCGGCGCACTTGCAAAAGATCTTGCTGCAAAAATTTCAATTTCCGGAACACAGCGCGATGGTACCATCTGGAACACCAGAGAAGAACGAAGATACAGCGGACAGAATAATCTGGGCTTTAAAGGGCAGCTATATTATACTCCTTCGGAGAAATTACAGGTATTACTAAGTGGAGATGTAAGCATTCAGCATCCGGCAGGTTATCCTTTGGTAATTGCAGGTGTAACTACAACTGAAAGAAGTGCTTACCGCCAGTATGCCAGAATTGTATCTGATTTAGGCTATCAACAACCTAAAATCGATCCTTTTGCCAGAGAGATCAATACCAATACGCCTTGGAGACATAACCAGTCGATAGGTGGTATCTCTTTAAACGTAGATTATAAAATCGGCAATGGAACGCTTACTTCAACCACTGCCTGGCGATTCTGGAACTGGGATCCTACAAATGATAGGGATTTCTCAGAATTAGCAGCGCTAACCAAATCGCAAGGTACCTCACGTCACGATCAATACTCACAGGAAATAAGATATGCCGGTAATATTACCGAAAAATTAAGTGGGGTAGTCGGTGTTTATTTCCTGGGTCAGAACTTAAAAGGTTTGGCACAAACAGAAGAAGTAGGTAAAGATCAGTGGAGATTTGTACAGACGAGTAATACCGGCAGTCAGGCTTTATATTCAACCCCTAGTTTGTTAGATGGCTTTGGAATTAAAACCAATTCAACCATTAAATCGTTAAGTGCGGCTGTTTTTGCACAGGTTGATTGGGAAGTTTTCAAAAAACTGCACGTATTGCCAGGTTTAAGGTATACGTATGATAAAAAAGATGTTGATTACGATAGGGTTACCTATGGTGGTTTGCAGACTACTGATGCAGCATTATTGGCGCTTAAAGCAGCGGTATATGCCAATCAGCAGTTTAAAACCAAGGTAGACAACAACAATTTATCAGGTAACTTTACCGTATCGTATCGTCCAACGCATAACTTAAATGTTTATGGAACTTTCTCTACTGCCTATAAACCCGTGGGTGTTAACGTAGGTGGTTTGCCAACTACTTCAACCGGTGCAGCCGATTTATCTGTAGCTGTTGTTAAACCGGAGTATGTTCAACATTATGAGTTAGGTGCTAAAACAAAGCCGTTTAAAGGTGCTATCGTGAATCTTAGTTTATTTAATACTGACATTAAAGATTACCAGACCAATGTTCAATCTCCACAACTGGGTGTAAATAGAGGCTATCTGGCAAATGCTGAAAAAGTAAGGGTAAAAGGATTGGAAATAGACGGAACTTACCAGTTGGAAAGGTTTTTAACCTTAAATGCTGCCTTGGCCTATCTGGATGGCAAATATGTAAAATTTACAAATGCACCTCTTCCTTTAGAAGAAACCGGGCATACCGAATTGGTAAATGGTGTTGCTACACAAGTGGCATTTAAAGATGCTTCCGGAGGAAGATTACCAGGTGTATCAAAATGGAATATTTCTGGCGGTACAGAATTAAGTACTGCAGGTAAGCTAGCTACCAGAGAAGGTAGGTATTTTATTGCTGGTGATGCCAGTTACCGTTCAGAATACTCTTCAAATCCTACGCCATCAAGCGTACTAAATGTTAAAGGTTATGCTTTATTTAATGCAAGGTTAGGTTTCAAATCAGATAAGTTTTCTTTATTTGTTTGGAGCAGAAATATCGCAAATAAAAACTATTACGAGCAATTACAGGCTGCTGCAGGTAACTCCGGTTTGTATGCGGGGGTACTGGGCGACCCAAGGACTTATGGCGCGACTATCCGTTACGCTTTCTAA
- the guaB gene encoding IMP dehydrogenase — protein sequence MQLDSTKFIATSLTYDDVLLVPAYSEILPREVNTSTFLTKKIKLNVPLISAAMDTVTEAELAIAIAQNGGIGMLHKNMTIERQAAEVRKVKRSESGMIQDPVTLLETAVVADAFKIMKEHKIGGIPVVSSDNKLVGIITNRDLRFQKDMKRPISEVMTKDNLIIAPEGTTLVQAEEILQNHKIEKLPVVSKDGYLSGLITFKDISKVKNYPVACKDERGRLRVGAAVGVTADTIERVDALVAAGVDVITIDTAHGHSKGVVDKLKEVKTKYPELQVIVGNIATGAAAKFLADAGADAVKVGIGPGSICTTRIIAGVGVPQLYAVYECAKALKGTGVPVIADGGIKHTGDIAKAIASGASTVMAGSLFAGVEESPGETIIYEGRKFKSYRGMGSIEAMEQGSKDRYFQDVEDDIKKLVPEGIVGRVPFKGTLAEVMYQYIGGLRASMGYCGAANIEALQEAQFVQITAAGMRESHPHDITITKEAPNYTR from the coding sequence ATGCAACTCGATTCCACTAAATTTATTGCCACAAGTTTAACGTACGACGACGTACTATTAGTACCCGCATATTCCGAAATTCTGCCCCGTGAAGTAAATACATCCACTTTTTTAACAAAAAAAATCAAACTTAATGTTCCATTGATTTCTGCCGCAATGGATACCGTAACAGAGGCTGAGCTTGCCATTGCAATAGCACAAAATGGTGGTATCGGGATGTTACATAAAAACATGACCATAGAAAGACAAGCTGCAGAAGTACGTAAAGTTAAGCGTTCAGAAAGTGGTATGATCCAGGATCCCGTTACCTTATTGGAAACAGCTGTTGTAGCCGATGCTTTCAAGATCATGAAAGAGCATAAAATTGGTGGCATTCCGGTTGTAAGCAGCGATAATAAACTTGTTGGAATTATTACAAACAGAGATTTACGTTTCCAAAAAGATATGAAGCGGCCGATTTCTGAGGTAATGACAAAAGATAATCTAATCATTGCACCAGAAGGTACTACTTTAGTACAGGCAGAAGAAATTCTTCAGAACCACAAAATCGAGAAACTTCCCGTAGTAAGCAAAGATGGTTACCTAAGTGGTTTAATCACCTTTAAAGATATTTCGAAAGTAAAAAATTATCCTGTTGCCTGTAAAGATGAACGTGGCCGTTTACGTGTAGGTGCTGCCGTTGGCGTAACTGCCGATACCATCGAAAGGGTTGATGCTTTAGTTGCGGCCGGAGTTGATGTAATTACTATCGATACTGCTCACGGTCACTCTAAAGGAGTAGTTGATAAATTAAAAGAAGTAAAAACTAAATACCCTGAATTACAGGTGATTGTTGGTAATATTGCTACTGGTGCTGCTGCAAAATTCCTGGCCGATGCTGGTGCTGATGCTGTTAAAGTAGGTATAGGTCCGGGATCTATTTGTACCACCAGAATTATTGCCGGAGTTGGTGTTCCTCAGTTATATGCCGTTTACGAATGTGCTAAAGCATTAAAAGGTACAGGTGTACCAGTAATTGCTGATGGTGGTATTAAACATACTGGTGATATTGCTAAGGCAATTGCATCTGGAGCAAGTACCGTAATGGCGGGTTCGTTATTTGCAGGAGTAGAAGAATCGCCGGGTGAAACCATTATTTACGAAGGACGTAAATTTAAATCATACCGTGGAATGGGTTCAATTGAAGCAATGGAACAAGGTTCTAAAGACCGTTATTTCCAGGATGTTGAAGACGATATTAAAAAGTTAGTTCCTGAAGGTATCGTTGGTCGCGTGCCTTTTAAAGGTACTTTGGCTGAAGTAATGTACCAATACATTGGTGGTTTACGTGCAAGTATGGGTTACTGTGGAGCCGCAAATATTGAAGCTTTACAAGAAGCGCAGTTTGTACAGATTACTGCTGCAGGTATGCGCGAAAGTCATCCACACGATATTACCATTACCAAAGAAGCACCTAATTATACCAGATAG
- a CDS encoding DUF3857 domain-containing protein — MKYYLSFALALLGINTVFAQTDYDVAKIPENLKKDAIVVIRNEESFFDVKGLGAAKMDYKIAITILNKAGDQYGEMTEFYDKFSSIYNIKATLYDAAGKRIKDYKSSDIKDQSLISDFSIFEDNRLKLLKFVSVTYPYTIEYSYSQDYNGLLSFPSWHDLKGFGVSVEKSAYTIQKAKNYKMRYITSSNLKTDSVINGEKIQYKWKSANVSAFAEEPLSTGIDNISAWVKAAPNQFEYDGSTGNFDNWKNFGSWLFALNQGGNKLPEATKLMVQNLIKDAKTPKEKIRILYNHLQQNTRYVSVQLGIGGFRPILAEKVAQVNYGDCKALSNYMKALLNEAGIASNLIVIGNDMPSLNPNYSSMGQANHMILCVPLEKDTTFLECTSQYKPMGFIGYSNSDRNVLMVTEDGGKIVHTPVYNAKENYQIRKTKIILAEDGTADSEIRSTYGNAQFEENFSMTLMEPVELRKRIIEESSIPVAALTSYKYLQADKTVPVLTEEINFKTNPILTKGGDKLFLVVNQINRRESVPLKVEGRKTYFAVPFSYNDDDEINYILPKGYNVEFIPKDIAINSEFGSYTAKFSVKDNMIVYSRTQTMNNKKYPPEKYGEYVDFYKKIYQADKQKAVLAKTL; from the coding sequence ATGAAATATTATTTAAGTTTCGCGCTTGCGCTTTTGGGTATTAATACTGTATTTGCACAGACAGATTATGATGTAGCAAAAATTCCCGAAAACCTGAAAAAAGATGCAATTGTAGTAATCAGGAATGAAGAATCTTTTTTTGATGTTAAAGGGCTTGGGGCTGCAAAAATGGATTATAAAATTGCAATTACCATTTTGAACAAAGCAGGCGATCAATATGGAGAAATGACAGAGTTTTATGATAAATTCAGCAGCATATATAACATCAAAGCGACACTTTACGATGCTGCAGGCAAAAGAATAAAAGACTATAAAAGTTCGGACATTAAAGATCAAAGCCTGATTTCCGATTTTTCGATCTTTGAAGACAACAGGCTTAAGCTCTTAAAATTTGTAAGTGTAACTTATCCATACACTATAGAATACAGTTATAGTCAGGACTATAACGGATTGTTATCTTTTCCTTCGTGGCATGATTTGAAAGGCTTTGGTGTATCTGTAGAAAAATCAGCTTACACCATTCAAAAGGCAAAGAACTACAAAATGAGATACATTACGAGTTCGAATTTAAAGACCGACTCGGTAATTAATGGAGAAAAAATACAGTATAAATGGAAAAGTGCCAATGTTAGTGCTTTTGCTGAAGAGCCTTTAAGTACAGGGATTGATAACATTTCTGCCTGGGTTAAGGCAGCTCCAAATCAGTTCGAATACGATGGCTCTACAGGAAATTTCGACAACTGGAAAAATTTTGGTTCGTGGCTTTTTGCTTTAAATCAAGGCGGAAATAAGCTTCCTGAAGCAACCAAATTAATGGTGCAGAACTTAATTAAAGACGCCAAAACACCAAAAGAAAAGATTCGGATTTTGTATAACCATTTGCAACAAAATACCCGTTATGTAAGTGTTCAACTAGGTATAGGGGGCTTTAGGCCTATTTTGGCTGAAAAAGTGGCACAGGTGAATTACGGCGATTGTAAAGCACTTTCTAATTACATGAAAGCCCTGCTTAACGAAGCAGGAATTGCCTCAAATTTAATTGTTATTGGAAATGATATGCCTAGTTTAAATCCGAATTATTCGAGCATGGGGCAGGCCAACCACATGATTTTATGTGTACCACTCGAAAAGGATACTACTTTTTTAGAGTGTACCAGTCAATATAAACCCATGGGTTTTATTGGTTACAGCAATTCTGACCGGAATGTATTAATGGTGACAGAAGACGGAGGAAAAATAGTGCATACTCCGGTTTATAATGCGAAGGAAAACTACCAGATCAGAAAAACCAAAATTATACTCGCCGAAGATGGTACAGCAGATTCGGAAATCAGATCTACCTATGGCAATGCACAATTTGAAGAAAATTTTTCGATGACTTTAATGGAACCTGTTGAACTTAGGAAAAGAATTATTGAAGAGAGTTCTATTCCTGTTGCAGCGCTAACCAGCTATAAGTATTTGCAGGCAGATAAAACGGTACCTGTGCTTACAGAAGAGATTAACTTTAAAACCAATCCGATACTAACTAAAGGCGGAGATAAATTATTTTTGGTCGTAAACCAGATTAACCGTCGCGAAAGCGTTCCGCTTAAGGTAGAGGGGAGAAAAACATACTTTGCCGTTCCTTTTAGCTATAACGATGATGATGAAATCAACTATATTCTTCCAAAAGGCTACAATGTAGAGTTTATCCCAAAAGATATTGCTATTAACTCTGAATTTGGCTCTTACACAGCGAAATTTAGTGTTAAGGATAACATGATTGTTTATAGCCGTACACAAACAATGAACAACAAAAAGTACCCGCCAGAAAAATATGGGGAGTATGTAGATTTTTATAAAAAGATCTATCAGGCCGATAAACAAAAAGCTGTTTTAGCTAAAACCTTATAA
- a CDS encoding pyrimidine/purine nucleoside phosphorylase, translating to MITENQYFDGNVKSLGYETAEGKSTIGIINPGEYTFGTAQKEIMHVIEGELEALLPEAAEWQSIKAGSKFEVDENSSFKVKTTVQTAYLCQYR from the coding sequence ATGATTACTGAAAACCAATATTTTGATGGCAACGTTAAATCGTTAGGCTATGAAACTGCTGAAGGAAAATCGACCATTGGCATTATCAATCCGGGAGAATATACCTTTGGTACTGCTCAAAAAGAAATTATGCATGTTATCGAGGGTGAATTAGAAGCCTTACTCCCTGAAGCTGCTGAATGGCAGAGCATTAAAGCAGGCAGTAAATTCGAAGTTGATGAAAATTCATCGTTTAAAGTTAAAACGACTGTACAAACGGCATATTTATGCCAGTATAGGTAG
- a CDS encoding pitrilysin family protein, whose protein sequence is MLNRQQAPDFKQVSTIKFIHPEKKVLENGIPVFTIYSGEQDLVRIEFIFDNVNWKSEKPLQAIAVSALINNGTNKLSAKEIAEQIDFYGAFFQTEYVQDQSSVTLYTLNKHLHSVLPIVKDVLSESQFPQQELDIYIQNQKQKLQVNLKKNDILARKEFAHALFGNTAYGVNIQAEHYDALKREDLIDYFKAAYSPNNCTIIVSGKFDEASFNLLNDAFGKDWEKSNAIKNSFDFAATAKQTIYTEKPEALQSAIRIGQLAINRKHEDFSGLQILNTVLGGYFGSRLMNNIREDKGYTYGIGSGVSSLQQAGYLFIATEVGADVCAAALTEIYKEIEILKTELVGDEELDLVRNYMLGSMLGSLENVFSHADKFKNIYFAGLDYDYYTRYIEKVKTITAEELLALANKYLITDHFTEVVIGKK, encoded by the coding sequence ATGCTTAACAGACAACAGGCGCCTGATTTTAAGCAGGTATCGACAATAAAATTTATCCATCCGGAGAAAAAAGTATTAGAGAATGGTATACCCGTTTTCACTATTTATTCTGGCGAACAGGATCTGGTACGTATTGAATTTATTTTCGATAATGTTAACTGGAAATCCGAAAAACCATTGCAGGCCATTGCAGTGAGCGCATTAATCAATAATGGAACAAATAAATTATCTGCAAAAGAGATAGCCGAACAAATTGATTTTTATGGTGCATTTTTCCAAACAGAATATGTTCAGGATCAATCTTCAGTTACGTTATATACTTTAAATAAACATTTACATTCGGTATTACCCATTGTAAAAGATGTTCTATCAGAAAGTCAGTTTCCACAGCAGGAGCTTGATATTTACATCCAAAACCAGAAACAAAAACTGCAGGTAAACCTCAAAAAAAACGATATTCTTGCTAGAAAGGAGTTTGCGCACGCTTTATTTGGTAATACCGCTTATGGTGTAAATATACAGGCTGAACATTATGATGCTTTAAAACGTGAAGACCTGATTGATTATTTTAAAGCGGCTTATTCACCTAACAACTGCACCATTATCGTTTCCGGAAAGTTTGATGAGGCAAGTTTTAATTTGCTGAACGATGCCTTTGGTAAAGATTGGGAAAAGAGTAATGCCATAAAAAACAGTTTTGATTTCGCTGCAACTGCAAAACAGACTATTTATACCGAAAAACCAGAAGCTTTGCAGTCTGCTATCAGGATTGGTCAGTTGGCCATTAACCGTAAACATGAAGATTTCTCCGGACTTCAGATTCTAAATACCGTTTTAGGGGGCTATTTTGGTTCGCGCCTAATGAACAATATCCGTGAAGATAAAGGTTATACTTATGGTATTGGTTCAGGGGTTTCTTCGCTGCAGCAGGCAGGTTATCTTTTTATCGCTACCGAAGTAGGTGCTGATGTGTGTGCGGCTGCATTAACTGAGATTTATAAAGAAATCGAGATATTGAAAACTGAACTGGTAGGGGATGAGGAACTGGACCTGGTTCGGAACTACATGCTGGGTTCTATGTTGGGCAGTTTGGAGAATGTTTTCTCACATGCCGATAAATTCAAGAATATTTATTTCGCAGGATTGGATTACGATTACTATACCAGATATATAGAGAAAGTTAAAACCATTACTGCTGAAGAATTACTTGCGTTGGCGAATAAATACCTGATTACAGATCATTTTACTGAAGTAGTGATTGGGAAGAAATAA
- a CDS encoding DUF3857 domain-containing protein, giving the protein MQKNALRFLTLMLCIGVSTAYAQTIQPVKREFKFGKIAPTEFEVKASGQDSSASAIKLFDVGNCYFEIGPSSGGFVYVFERHIRYKILNKNGYDLANFKVELYKNSNSAKEDLNYMDAATYNMVDGKMVTSKLNKDAKFTEEFNKNYVIKKFALPNVKEGSIIEFKYKIKSDFIFTLRGWRFQSSVPTLWSEYNVRIPEYLTYKTNMTGYYQVDHPLHQNVSASYVTGVNSNAVYDKYCAENMPALKDEPYVTTMDDYNPKIEFELRATSFPGDVYHDYNGSWPKIINELAQDENFGGYINRNGYAKSVLPGILKGEKDTLAAVKLIFNYVKNSLKWNKQYSKYSNETNPKNLFEKKTGSSGDINLALLGLLKEAKIEAYPVLISTRENGTHPGYPLISAFNNVIAVTQIGNTVYYLDATDRDLPAGMLDYENLSHQGFYMDLKNNDGKWLSTEPNIPSEKVFVYNMVLDKEHKLSGTINQYSKGYAALNLRNKYRTTNNETEFIKGFKKDKTGLEVSAYKIDNLDNVDELLSESMDAVIEDNVEEAGNLVYFTPLLFERTKENLFKLEQRKFPVDFAYPFKESYRITVNFPDDYEIDKLPKGGIYKLPEENGTFTINYIAEGKTLMVKSSINVNKSFYTPEEYFDLKELFKTVVEKQAEQIVFKKKG; this is encoded by the coding sequence ATGCAGAAAAATGCTCTCAGATTTCTGACTTTAATGCTTTGCATTGGAGTTAGCACCGCCTATGCCCAAACTATTCAACCTGTAAAAAGAGAATTTAAGTTTGGAAAAATTGCACCAACAGAATTCGAAGTAAAAGCCTCGGGACAAGACTCTTCGGCTTCGGCGATTAAACTGTTTGATGTTGGCAACTGCTATTTTGAAATAGGCCCGTCTTCAGGAGGCTTTGTTTATGTTTTTGAAAGACACATCCGTTACAAGATTTTAAACAAAAACGGTTATGATCTTGCCAATTTTAAAGTAGAACTTTATAAAAACAGCAATTCGGCAAAAGAAGATCTTAACTACATGGATGCTGCAACCTATAATATGGTTGATGGTAAAATGGTAACCAGCAAACTTAACAAAGATGCCAAGTTTACCGAAGAGTTTAACAAAAACTATGTGATCAAAAAGTTTGCGCTTCCTAACGTGAAAGAAGGTTCGATCATTGAATTTAAATATAAGATCAAATCAGATTTTATTTTTACGTTACGCGGCTGGCGGTTTCAATCAAGTGTTCCTACACTTTGGTCAGAATATAATGTGAGAATACCAGAGTACCTGACTTATAAAACCAATATGACTGGTTACTATCAGGTTGATCATCCGCTTCATCAAAATGTAAGTGCATCTTATGTAACTGGCGTAAATTCAAATGCGGTATACGATAAATATTGTGCGGAGAATATGCCAGCTTTAAAAGATGAGCCATATGTGACCACCATGGATGACTATAATCCAAAGATTGAATTTGAATTAAGGGCAACTAGTTTTCCCGGGGATGTATATCATGATTATAATGGCTCCTGGCCTAAAATCATTAACGAGCTGGCCCAGGATGAAAACTTTGGGGGATATATTAACCGTAACGGCTATGCAAAATCGGTGCTTCCTGGTATTTTGAAAGGAGAAAAAGATACATTGGCTGCCGTTAAACTTATTTTCAACTATGTTAAAAACAGTTTAAAATGGAACAAACAATATTCTAAATATTCAAACGAAACCAATCCTAAAAATCTTTTTGAAAAGAAAACAGGATCATCAGGCGATATCAATCTGGCTTTATTGGGTTTACTAAAAGAGGCTAAAATTGAAGCCTATCCGGTGCTGATCAGTACAAGGGAAAATGGCACGCACCCCGGTTACCCACTAATCTCCGCATTTAACAATGTAATTGCTGTTACTCAGATCGGCAATACCGTTTATTATCTTGATGCAACAGATCGAGATTTACCTGCCGGAATGTTGGATTATGAAAACCTGAGCCACCAGGGTTTTTATATGGATTTAAAAAATAACGATGGTAAATGGCTTTCTACCGAGCCAAATATACCTAGCGAAAAGGTTTTTGTATACAATATGGTGCTGGATAAAGAGCATAAACTGTCTGGAACAATCAACCAGTATTCTAAAGGTTATGCAGCATTAAACCTGCGCAATAAATATAGGACAACCAATAACGAAACCGAGTTTATAAAAGGTTTCAAAAAGGATAAAACGGGTCTTGAAGTTTCTGCTTATAAAATTGACAATCTTGATAACGTCGACGAATTACTGAGCGAAAGTATGGACGCAGTAATTGAAGATAATGTGGAGGAAGCCGGCAACCTGGTGTACTTCACCCCACTCCTTTTTGAAAGAACAAAAGAAAATTTATTTAAACTGGAGCAGCGTAAATTTCCGGTTGATTTTGCCTATCCATTTAAAGAAAGCTACCGCATTACGGTAAACTTCCCTGATGATTATGAAATAGATAAACTTCCTAAAGGAGGTATTTACAAACTTCCGGAAGAGAACGGAACCTTTACCATTAATTATATAGCAGAAGGCAAAACCTTGATGGTAAAAAGCAGCATCAACGTAAATAAATCATTTTATACGCCAGAAGAATATTTCGATCTAAAAGAATTATTCAAAACCGTGGTAGAAAAACAGGCCGAACAGATTGTATTTAAAAAGAAAGGATAA
- a CDS encoding TIGR00730 family Rossman fold protein, which translates to MNKLKSVCVYCGSNFNGDIQLRNAIKQLAETLVKQQIKLVYGGGSVGVMGVLANDVLELGGSVTGIIPQFLMDKEVGHKGITEMIVTENMHQRKQKMADLSDGFVILPGGFGTLEEFFEVLTWLQLGLHHKPIGILNVNGFYDPLFAQMEMMVQSKFLKPANRDLVFNEADPEILINKMDDFSAIPDEVWFRERNLS; encoded by the coding sequence ATGAATAAGCTTAAATCGGTTTGTGTGTACTGTGGCTCAAACTTTAATGGAGATATACAGTTACGCAATGCGATAAAACAGTTGGCAGAAACTTTAGTAAAACAGCAGATTAAGTTGGTTTACGGTGGCGGTAGTGTTGGGGTGATGGGGGTTCTAGCCAACGATGTACTGGAGCTTGGCGGTTCGGTTACTGGTATCATCCCTCAGTTTTTAATGGATAAGGAAGTTGGACATAAGGGAATAACTGAAATGATCGTGACTGAAAATATGCACCAGAGAAAACAGAAAATGGCCGATTTAAGTGATGGATTTGTGATCTTACCCGGTGGTTTTGGTACACTTGAAGAATTTTTTGAAGTGCTTACCTGGTTGCAGTTAGGCCTGCATCACAAACCTATTGGCATTTTAAATGTAAATGGTTTTTACGATCCGCTGTTTGCCCAAATGGAAATGATGGTGCAGAGCAAATTTTTAAAACCTGCCAACCGCGACCTGGTTTTTAATGAAGCAGATCCTGAAATTTTAATCAATAAGATGGATGATTTTTCTGCCATTCCTGATGAAGTGTGGTTTAGGGAGAGGAACTTGAGTTAA